Below is a window of Hydrogenimonas sp. DNA.
GGTTCTCGGCTCCGTGATCTTCAGCCTTCCATTCATGGTCCACCCGATTCAATCGGGCCTGCAGTCTCTTCCCAAATCTCTGGCTGAGGCTTCCCAGATGCTTGGAAAGTCCGGAGTGACGACACTTTTTAGGGTACTTCTGCCGAATATAAAGCCCTCTTTGCTCACCGGAATCGTTATAACTTTCGCCCATACGGTCGGAGAGTTCGGAGTGGTTTTGATGATAGGAGGCAACATACCGGGCGAGACGAGAGTGGCTTCGATAGCCATATACGATGAGGTGGAGGCTCTGAACTACGCGGCGGCGAACAGCTACGCCATGGTACTTTTCGCCGTGACATTCTCCATTTTGCTCTTTGTCTACATCTTCAACCGCTCATTTTTGAGAAAGATGTGACATGGTGAAGATAGATATCGTAAAGAGGCTGCACTCCGCCGAAGGAGACATGGAGTTGAAGATACGAGCCTCTTTCAAGAAGGGTGACTTCGCGGCCTTTTTCGGAGAGTCGGGAGCCGGAAAGACTACGCTTCTTAGGATTGTCGCAGGTTTGCAGAGACCGGACTACGGCCGTATAGAGGCGTGGGGCGAAGTGTGGTTCGACAGTGAAAAGGGGATAGACGTTCCGCCGCAGAAAAGAGAGGTCGGTTTCGTTTTCCAGGACTATGCACTCTTTCCGAACATGAGTGTGAAGGAGAACCTGAAGTACGCCCTGAAAAAGGGTGACGACGCATCGATCGTGGATGAGCTTATAGAGACGACGGGACTTGGCGCGCTGGCATCCAGGTACCCATCCACTCTCTCCGGCGGACAGCGGCAGCGTGTAGCGGTGGCACGTGCGCTTGTAAGACGCCCGAAGATTCTCCTGTTGGATGAGCCGCTATCCGCCCTCGACCACTCGATGCGCTCTAAACTTCAGGACGAACTGGCGCAGATACACAGAAGATTCGGCCTGACCACCATACTTGTAAGCCACGATCCCGGCGAGATATTCCGCCTATGCAACTACATGTACCGTATAGAGAGGGGGAGTGTGGTAAAGGAGGGAAACCCGTCGGACGTCTTCGTCAGGGAGCGTATAGGCAGCAGTTTCAAATTCGCCGGCGAAGTACTGGCCATTGAGAAGTGTGAAATGGTCTATCTGCTCACCGTTGCCATCGGAACACAGATAGTGAAGATCATGGCTACGGAAAAAGAGCGTGAAGGGTTGAGAGTTGGAAGCAGGATACAGATAGTATCAAAAGCGTTTCATCCGATGATTTTCAAAATAGAGTCTTGAGTTTTTGTTGAAAAGAAGGTGAGTCAGTGGTGGCCAGAGGCAGAATCGAACTGCCGACACGCAGATTTTCAGTCTGCTGCTCTACCGACTGAGCTATCTGGCCGTCGTTTGAGTGGTCGAAATTATATGTGAAATCCGCTTAAAAACTGCTGAT
It encodes the following:
- a CDS encoding molybdenum transport ATP-binding protein ModC, whose protein sequence is MVKIDIVKRLHSAEGDMELKIRASFKKGDFAAFFGESGAGKTTLLRIVAGLQRPDYGRIEAWGEVWFDSEKGIDVPPQKREVGFVFQDYALFPNMSVKENLKYALKKGDDASIVDELIETTGLGALASRYPSTLSGGQRQRVAVARALVRRPKILLLDEPLSALDHSMRSKLQDELAQIHRRFGLTTILVSHDPGEIFRLCNYMYRIERGSVVKEGNPSDVFVRERIGSSFKFAGEVLAIEKCEMVYLLTVAIGTQIVKIMATEKEREGLRVGSRIQIVSKAFHPMIFKIES
- a CDS encoding molybdenum transport system permease protein ModB, yielding MSDPMFWDTMELTFLLASVTTMILLVIGIPIAYYLATTESRIKPVVETLVSMPLVLPPTVLGFYLLVAFSSENAFGRFCEEVLGFRLVFSFWGLVLGSVIFSLPFMVHPIQSGLQSLPKSLAEASQMLGKSGVTTLFRVLLPNIKPSLLTGIVITFAHTVGEFGVVLMIGGNIPGETRVASIAIYDEVEALNYAAANSYAMVLFAVTFSILLFVYIFNRSFLRKM